TACAAGAACCCTTATACACAATAATCTGCTGTTAATAAGAAAACAGACAGCTCCTTAAAAGTATTTTCGCGCTTCCAGCACTAATTTTCTTGTTGCAGCAAGTGAATTTTCAAACATCCTTCTCTCATCAGGACTCAAATCAAGTTCGATCACACGTTCTACACCACCCGACCCTATAACAACTGGTATACCAGAAAAAACATCATCTTCTGCTCCATACCTACCCTTCATCATTACAGAACACACAAGCGTTTTTTTCTGATCCAACAAATATGCTTCTGCCATTTCCAGTGCAGACGCAGCAGGAGTATAGTAAGCTGAACCAGTCTTCAAGAGTGCAACTATCTCGGCACCACCATTACGAGTACGTTCAATAATTGAGTCCACCTTATCCTTTGTTATTAAACCTGCACTGACCAACTCAGGTAGACTCATACCAGAAACCGTGGAGTGTCTAAACAGGGGAACCATAGAATCACCGTGACTTCCCAACACCAGCGATTTAACATCCGCTACTGAGACTCCTAGCTCTTGCGCAAGAAAAAGATTCATTCTGCTTGCATCGAGTACACCTGCCATACCAACGATCTTGTCAGAGCTGATTTCGGCTGCCTTGTAAAGGACCCAAACCATTACATCCAGTGGGTTAGTCACAACTATCACAAACGCTTTCGGGGCAAACTTTTTTATTTTTTCCCCTACTTCTTTCATAACAACAGCGTTTACATCAATGAGTTCCTCACGTGTCATGCCAGGCTTTCGTGGAATACCAGCAGTTATGATAATCACTGAAGAGCCTTTGATTCTCTCCATATTGGCGCTA
This genomic window from Neorickettsia risticii str. Illinois contains:
- a CDS encoding malate dehydrogenase produces the protein MKVSLIGAGNIGGTLAYLIASKKLASEVELIDVNGDLARGKALDVSQALPLIGYTMKVNGSANMERIKGSSVIIITAGIPRKPGMTREELIDVNAVVMKEVGEKIKKFAPKAFVIVVTNPLDVMVWVLYKAAEISSDKIVGMAGVLDASRMNLFLAQELGVSVADVKSLVLGSHGDSMVPLFRHSTVSGMSLPELVSAGLITKDKVDSIIERTRNGGAEIVALLKTGSAYYTPAASALEMAEAYLLDQKKTLVCSVMMKGRYGAEDDVFSGIPVVIGSGGVERVIELDLSPDERRMFENSLAATRKLVLEARKYF